From a single Candidatus Methanomethylicota archaeon genomic region:
- a CDS encoding glycosyltransferase family 2 protein → MLTLILITLLAIPFSLHTLGTISLILKLKDKVWLKPKPKFNSRIAILIPLYRERGESIEKTLRSITNQVYDRGKMRVLIIVEKGDDETMKSVVDKCRILDESKIKYEIIVHPESRSSKAKSLNYALKFVDEPFIVVYDADDDILDPYQIAKGVSLMNDEKYDSVGVKVLRSGSRIPQLFSYVETCLWVNIALPALKYITGYPHYSGEGLFVSTEAIRGVGGFPETLTEDSMLTVEFAKRGLRMALMDSTIIERGPYTVKSLIKQRMRWNRGLIQCFTRLVKEDVPLKVKIVNGLYYLSPISYLIISISTMYTLLIAPISKIIGLDPDPIPLYICIYLIVSVLISPLFLIITGEKIKDKRAFIIPFPMWIIIGLTTLYSLIKPRVEWYRTERHPAKQLIS, encoded by the coding sequence ATGCTCACATTAATCCTAATAACACTCTTAGCCATCCCCTTCTCCCTACACACACTGGGAACCATAAGCTTAATATTGAAGCTTAAAGATAAAGTTTGGCTTAAACCAAAACCAAAATTCAATTCAAGAATAGCAATACTAATACCATTATATAGAGAGCGGGGGGAAAGTATAGAGAAAACCCTCAGAAGCATTACCAACCAAGTTTATGATAGGGGAAAGATGAGGGTTCTCATCATAGTGGAGAAGGGGGATGATGAAACCATGAAAAGCGTTGTGGATAAATGTAGAATTCTAGATGAAAGCAAAATTAAGTATGAGATAATAGTGCACCCAGAATCAAGAAGCTCCAAAGCCAAAAGCCTAAATTATGCATTGAAATTCGTAGATGAACCATTCATAGTGGTTTACGATGCAGACGATGACATACTAGACCCATACCAGATAGCAAAGGGGGTTTCCTTAATGAATGATGAAAAATATGATTCAGTGGGGGTGAAGGTTTTGAGGAGTGGAAGTAGAATACCACAATTATTCTCATATGTGGAGACATGCCTATGGGTTAACATAGCTCTACCAGCATTAAAATACATAACAGGTTACCCACATTATAGTGGTGAAGGACTATTCGTATCAACAGAAGCAATTAGGGGGGTTGGAGGATTCCCAGAAACTTTAACTGAAGACTCAATGCTAACAGTGGAATTCGCAAAGAGAGGGTTGAGGATGGCTTTAATGGACAGCACAATAATTGAGAGGGGACCATACACTGTGAAATCGTTGATAAAGCAGAGGATGAGGTGGAATAGGGGGTTAATACAATGCTTCACAAGACTAGTTAAAGAGGATGTGCCATTGAAAGTTAAGATTGTCAATGGATTATACTACTTATCACCAATCTCATACCTAATAATATCCATATCAACAATGTACACGCTACTAATAGCCCCCATCTCAAAGATTATTGGATTAGACCCAGACCCCATACCACTCTACATATGCATATACCTAATAGTATCCGTGCTAATATCACCACTCTTCCTAATAATCACTGGGGAAAAGATAAAGGATAAACGCGCCTTCATAATACCATTCCCAATGTGGATTATAATAGGCTTAACAACACTATACTCACTAATAAAACCAAGAGTTGAATGGTATAGGACTGAGAGGCACCCAGCAAAACAGCTTATAAGCTAG
- the deoC gene encoding deoxyribose-phosphate aldolase, with translation MRIIKDYISKMSIEELSRHIDNTMLKPEVGVKGVMEFIEKSLNYNFACLVIPPCYISEAKEKAYGKVRLATVISFPLGYQNIEVKKVEVERALADGADEIDYVINISYVKSGRYDKVKSEAETLSKIVKRGGGVIKAIIETPYLTSEEIALTSKTLNETEVDYIKTCTGFGPRGVVPSDIMIIKENSNKKIKASGGIRTLIDAIHYIMLGADRIGTSSGIEIVKEFMKIKGLTDEATSTTGSDRSTVYRYNP, from the coding sequence ATGAGGATCATAAAAGATTACATAAGCAAAATGAGCATTGAAGAATTATCCAGACACATAGATAACACCATGCTGAAACCAGAAGTGGGAGTAAAGGGGGTTATGGAATTCATTGAGAAAAGTTTAAACTACAATTTCGCATGCCTAGTAATACCACCATGCTACATAAGTGAAGCTAAGGAAAAGGCTTATGGAAAGGTGAGATTGGCAACAGTAATATCATTCCCACTTGGATACCAAAACATTGAAGTAAAGAAGGTTGAAGTGGAAAGGGCATTAGCTGATGGTGCAGATGAAATAGATTACGTGATAAATATATCATATGTTAAAAGTGGGAGATATGATAAGGTGAAAAGTGAAGCTGAAACACTATCAAAGATAGTTAAGAGGGGTGGAGGGGTTATCAAGGCAATAATAGAAACACCATACCTAACCAGTGAAGAAATAGCATTAACATCAAAAACACTAAATGAAACTGAAGTGGATTACATAAAGACATGCACTGGATTCGGACCTAGAGGAGTAGTTCCAAGCGACATAATGATAATAAAGGAGAACTCCAACAAGAAGATTAAAGCATCAGGTGGAATTAGGACGTTGATAGACGCAATCCACTATATTATGCTTGGAGCAGATAGGATAGGGACAAGTTCAGGGATAGAAATAGTTAAAGAATTTATGAAAATTAAGGGTTTAACGGATGAAGCTACTTCGACAACAGGCTCAGATAGAAGTACCGTTTACCGCTATAATCCTTAA
- the udp gene encoding uridine phosphorylase, with amino-acid sequence MTSRIVSAERPHTVEGVQYHIKCKPGDVAKYVLLPGDPDRVPRIAKYWDEAREVARNRCYVTYTGTYKGKPISATSTGIGCPSTAIALEELLRIGARTFIRVGTTGSIRSEVRVGDLVISSGAVRLEGTSRQYVMVEYPAIASYEVVLALVEAAESLGVRYHVGLTASTDSFYVGQARPGFNDYLPSFSRNIISDLQACGVLNFEMEASAIFTLSSIYGVRAGAVCAVLANRVTNEFVEDAGVEDCIKVANEAVKILSDWDSLKDYSGKRYFYLSLLSK; translated from the coding sequence ATGACTAGCAGAATTGTTTCAGCTGAACGTCCACATACTGTTGAGGGGGTTCAGTATCATATTAAGTGTAAGCCTGGTGATGTGGCTAAATATGTATTGCTCCCTGGGGATCCTGATAGGGTTCCTAGGATAGCTAAGTATTGGGATGAAGCTAGGGAGGTTGCTAGGAATAGATGCTATGTAACTTATACTGGAACTTATAAGGGTAAACCCATATCTGCAACTTCCACTGGTATAGGTTGCCCATCTACGGCAATAGCTTTGGAGGAGCTTTTGAGGATTGGAGCTAGAACTTTCATTAGGGTTGGAACTACTGGTTCCATACGTTCAGAGGTTAGGGTTGGGGATTTAGTTATTAGTTCTGGTGCTGTTAGGCTTGAGGGTACTAGTAGGCAGTATGTTATGGTGGAGTATCCTGCAATTGCAAGTTATGAGGTTGTTTTAGCATTGGTTGAGGCTGCTGAGTCTCTTGGGGTTAGGTATCATGTTGGTTTAACTGCCAGCACTGATAGCTTCTATGTTGGTCAAGCTAGACCTGGATTTAATGATTATCTTCCAAGCTTCTCTAGGAATATAATTTCTGATTTGCAAGCTTGTGGTGTTTTGAATTTTGAGATGGAGGCTTCCGCAATATTCACTTTATCCAGCATTTACGGTGTTAGGGCTGGCGCTGTTTGCGCTGTTTTAGCCAATAGGGTTACCAATGAATTTGTGGAGGATGCTGGAGTTGAGGATTGCATTAAAGTTGCCAATGAAGCTGTAAAAATATTGAGTGATTGGGATTCCCTTAAGGATTATAGCGGTAAACGGTACTTCTATCTGAGCCTGTTGTCGAAGTAG
- a CDS encoding MFS transporter translates to MSIIKFVEEAKLSSFHYMLLLICSLIYCLTAMNTMLIAAVLVPIISEFGLESNPLLSGLLVSAGYLGMFVGALSCGILADRIGRRRSLIVTTSMMSVFTALNSIARDPLSIAILRFVAGIGLGGSLPQPGIYISEYIPSKYRGRFLGLVETSWVYGALLSLLFPYILLPKFGWRTTFLVSLIPLILIPPIILFVPESLRYLQLKGDLNTALNILKKHNLIPEGVEFKGAFEGYVAKSYRVSEALRRLWSRNYWKRTLMLWILWASLVYTYHGIFIWLPAIYVREFGFTIVKSLEWTLIVTLAQVPGYYSAALMLDHVGRKPIEVLYLLAAGFGSFMLSISRDPTSILICSIIISFFNLGAWSALYAYTPELYPTEIRGTGSGAAASIGRIAGIIAPTATPLIYTYWGLNAAFTVFASIHFLGALATLILGFETKGRTLEELAK, encoded by the coding sequence ATGTCAATAATTAAATTCGTTGAGGAGGCTAAGCTTTCAAGTTTCCATTACATGCTCCTATTGATATGTAGCCTCATATACTGCCTTACAGCCATGAACACGATGCTTATAGCTGCAGTTCTAGTTCCAATAATTAGTGAGTTTGGTTTAGAATCAAACCCCCTCCTTTCAGGGCTTCTCGTTAGTGCTGGTTATCTTGGAATGTTTGTGGGGGCATTGAGTTGCGGTATTCTTGCTGATAGGATTGGTAGGAGGAGGAGTTTGATAGTAACTACATCGATGATGAGCGTGTTTACGGCTTTAAATTCCATTGCCAGAGACCCATTGAGCATAGCGATACTTAGATTTGTGGCTGGTATTGGTTTGGGGGGTTCTCTACCACAACCCGGAATATACATTTCAGAGTATATTCCATCGAAGTATAGGGGGAGATTCCTAGGTCTTGTGGAAACTTCATGGGTTTATGGAGCTCTACTCTCACTACTATTCCCATACATACTGCTTCCAAAATTTGGTTGGAGGACTACATTCCTAGTTTCCCTAATACCATTAATATTGATTCCACCAATAATCTTGTTTGTTCCAGAATCCCTCAGATACCTCCAACTTAAAGGTGACCTCAATACAGCTTTAAACATATTGAAGAAACATAACCTGATACCTGAAGGTGTTGAGTTTAAAGGTGCATTTGAAGGTTATGTTGCCAAGAGTTATAGGGTTTCAGAAGCTTTGAGGAGGCTTTGGTCTAGGAATTATTGGAAGAGGACTTTGATGTTATGGATTTTATGGGCATCCCTAGTATACACTTATCATGGAATATTCATATGGCTCCCAGCAATCTATGTTAGAGAATTTGGCTTCACAATTGTTAAATCCCTTGAATGGACTTTGATAGTCACACTTGCCCAAGTTCCAGGCTATTATAGTGCTGCCTTAATGCTTGATCATGTGGGTAGGAAGCCCATAGAAGTTCTCTACCTCCTCGCAGCTGGATTTGGAAGTTTCATGCTAAGCATATCTAGAGATCCAACGTCAATCCTAATATGTAGCATCATAATATCATTCTTCAATTTGGGGGCATGGTCTGCACTATACGCATACACACCTGAACTATATCCAACTGAGATTAGGGGGACTGGTTCCGGTGCAGCTGCAAGTATTGGTAGGATTGCCGGGATAATAGCTCCAACAGCCACTCCACTCATATATACGTATTGGGGTTTAAATGCTGCATTCACAGTTTTTGCATCAATACATTTCCTTGGTGCATTGGCCACATTAATCCTTGGATTTGAAACTAAGGGGAGGACACTGGAGGAGTTAGCTAAATAA
- a CDS encoding ExsB family transcriptional regulator: MSMGPSFKPSEFVARAVEDVRRIVGGEMAVAACSGGVDSTVSAYIAKMALGDRLKTIYIDDGFRREGEVEETIKILGNLGLNPILLDKKSLFYRNLRGVIDAERKRKIFRETFYNVIGDFMKSNGIRFLVQGTIAADIVETKGGIKTQHNVLEQIGIDYGFKVIEPLKELYKPQVREVARYLGLPKEISEKMPFPGPGLMIRVVGEVNPKRVEIVRKATKIVEEELRDVDAFQKFAVLLPGRATGIRDGRRKYGYMIAIRVVASEDAITASPLEIPFSKLKRITDRITSEINDVVRVLYELTPKPPSTIEFE; this comes from the coding sequence ATGTCGATGGGCCCCTCTTTCAAACCCTCCGAATTTGTTGCTAGAGCTGTGGAGGATGTTAGGAGGATTGTTGGTGGAGAGATGGCTGTTGCAGCATGTTCTGGTGGTGTGGATAGCACTGTTTCAGCCTATATTGCCAAAATGGCTTTGGGTGATAGGCTTAAAACAATCTATATTGATGATGGATTTAGACGTGAAGGTGAAGTTGAAGAAACAATTAAAATACTGGGGAATTTAGGGTTAAATCCAATACTATTGGATAAGAAAAGCCTATTCTATAGAAATCTTAGGGGTGTAATTGATGCTGAGAGGAAGAGGAAGATATTCAGGGAAACATTCTACAATGTGATTGGGGATTTCATGAAATCTAATGGTATAAGGTTTCTAGTTCAGGGGACTATAGCTGCAGATATAGTTGAAACTAAGGGTGGAATAAAAACTCAACATAACGTTTTGGAGCAGATAGGCATTGATTATGGGTTTAAAGTTATTGAACCATTGAAGGAATTGTATAAACCTCAAGTTAGGGAGGTTGCTAGATACTTAGGCTTACCAAAGGAGATATCTGAGAAGATGCCATTTCCAGGTCCAGGGTTAATGATTAGAGTTGTGGGTGAAGTTAATCCGAAGAGGGTTGAGATCGTTAGGAAAGCCACAAAAATAGTTGAGGAAGAGCTTAGGGATGTGGATGCATTCCAGAAGTTTGCAGTGCTACTTCCAGGTAGAGCCACTGGAATTAGGGATGGTAGGAGGAAGTATGGTTACATGATCGCCATTAGGGTTGTGGCATCTGAGGATGCTATAACGGCCAGCCCACTGGAAATCCCATTCAGCAAACTCAAGAGGATTACTGATAGAATAACTTCTGAGATAAATGATGTCGTTAGAGTGTTATATGAGTTGACGCCAAAACCTCCATCAACCATAGAGTTTGAGTGA
- a CDS encoding metal-dependent transcriptional regulator, with protein sequence MEISAREATYIKVIGKLTNCGEKPTSSIEIAKELGVKAPSAVDMIKKLESMGIVEHTPWRGVKLTDKGIMEYKMLIRKYKIIETYLHRICNMNLDEACECASKFDVYVPKKVIDTMCACMGHPKRCPHGDEIPSDRECCGVS encoded by the coding sequence ATGGAGATATCAGCCAGAGAAGCCACATACATAAAAGTGATAGGGAAACTAACCAATTGTGGAGAGAAACCTACATCAAGCATAGAGATAGCTAAGGAATTGGGGGTTAAAGCACCATCAGCAGTCGATATGATAAAGAAGCTTGAGAGCATGGGCATAGTGGAACATACACCATGGAGAGGCGTAAAACTCACAGATAAGGGAATCATGGAATACAAGATGCTAATTAGGAAGTATAAGATAATTGAAACATACCTCCACAGAATATGCAACATGAATTTAGATGAAGCATGTGAATGCGCCTCCAAATTCGATGTATACGTGCCGAAGAAGGTTATAGATACCATGTGTGCATGTATGGGTCATCCGAAGAGATGCCCCCATGGAGATGAAATACCAAGTGATAGGGAGTGTTGCGGGGTGAGTTGA
- a CDS encoding metal ABC transporter substrate-binding protein — translation MKKWIHAILLLIMITTLTAFNVEGNYGKIKVAVSIGALKGIVEEIGGSRVEVFSIVPPNVEPHTFTITPQVIYQASTAKLIVIDGHMDWEMKLLEQVANVKGVKQSDISLNLMDYKDKMTILEMPPWTGISGKNYHGYWIIPENVMMMAEAIKNKLSEIDPDGRGYYEENFTKLSEEINALKSKIMDLRGKTSGVKAVLAFPAEQYVAYMFGLEVASILMVEEGTSPTPKTMETAYNTLRGGGIILASDVSSKMPVYNTIQELSKQTGAPIIEVMISMEGRYTSIMMYNIGVISATLLNRSITYTPTQTNQETSWIITAILGIVVSMESAYIYKIRRRVWK, via the coding sequence ATGAAGAAGTGGATACATGCAATACTACTATTAATCATGATAACCACATTAACAGCATTCAATGTTGAGGGGAATTATGGGAAAATTAAGGTTGCCGTAAGTATTGGAGCATTGAAGGGTATAGTTGAAGAGATTGGTGGAAGTAGAGTTGAAGTTTTCAGCATAGTTCCACCAAACGTTGAACCACACACATTCACAATAACACCACAAGTAATATATCAAGCATCCACAGCCAAACTGATAGTAATCGATGGGCATATGGATTGGGAAATGAAACTTTTGGAGCAAGTTGCCAATGTGAAGGGTGTGAAGCAAAGTGACATATCATTAAATCTCATGGACTACAAGGATAAAATGACAATATTGGAAATGCCACCATGGACGGGGATTTCAGGCAAGAATTACCATGGATACTGGATAATCCCAGAAAATGTGATGATGATGGCGGAAGCCATAAAGAACAAGCTATCAGAAATAGATCCAGATGGAAGGGGGTACTACGAGGAAAACTTCACAAAACTTAGTGAAGAGATAAATGCTTTGAAAAGTAAGATAATGGATTTAAGGGGGAAGACTAGCGGTGTTAAAGCAGTATTGGCATTCCCAGCGGAGCAATATGTAGCATACATGTTCGGCTTAGAAGTAGCATCGATATTAATGGTTGAGGAGGGGACTTCACCAACACCTAAAACCATGGAAACCGCATACAATACACTGAGGGGAGGAGGGATAATACTAGCTTCAGATGTATCATCAAAAATGCCAGTATACAACACAATACAGGAATTATCTAAACAAACAGGGGCCCCAATAATAGAAGTCATGATTTCCATGGAGGGGAGGTATACGTCCATAATGATGTACAATATTGGCGTCATCAGCGCTACACTACTAAACAGAAGCATAACATATACGCCTACACAGACAAACCAAGAAACATCATGGATAATAACAGCGATACTTGGAATAGTGGTATCCATGGAATCAGCATACATATACAAGATTAGGAGGAGGGTGTGGAAATGA
- a CDS encoding metal ABC transporter ATP-binding protein: protein MSIINVENLTVAYDKIMALEDVTFKIDAPSINVIIGPNGAGKTTLLKAIMGLVKPMKGRIEVLGLNPVEKSFEVRRLMGYIPQRDKVMEGIPMKVLDVILMGIATKREWPRVISKEDLEAAENTAEFLGIKDLMNKTFNQLSGGQKQKVLLARALISKPKILMLDEPFNGVDVISQYSIMEKLKELRKMNGTTILLVTHDINPMMELAENVMIINRRIIAFGRVNEALNEESLSKAYGGGRIIFAEGRCYSIIGDTHHR, encoded by the coding sequence ATGAGCATAATAAACGTGGAAAACCTAACAGTAGCCTACGATAAAATTATGGCACTCGAAGATGTAACATTCAAAATAGATGCTCCATCAATAAACGTTATAATAGGACCAAACGGTGCTGGGAAAACCACACTACTAAAAGCCATAATGGGATTAGTGAAACCCATGAAGGGGAGGATAGAGGTTTTAGGGTTAAATCCAGTGGAGAAATCCTTTGAAGTTAGGAGGCTAATGGGGTACATACCACAAAGGGATAAAGTTATGGAGGGGATACCAATGAAAGTTCTAGACGTAATATTGATGGGTATTGCAACTAAGAGGGAGTGGCCTAGAGTAATATCTAAGGAAGACTTAGAGGCTGCGGAGAATACGGCTGAATTTCTTGGGATAAAGGATCTAATGAATAAAACATTCAATCAGCTTAGTGGGGGGCAGAAGCAGAAGGTTTTACTGGCAAGGGCACTAATATCAAAACCGAAAATATTGATGCTCGATGAACCATTCAATGGAGTAGACGTCATAAGCCAATACTCAATAATGGAGAAGCTTAAGGAGCTTAGGAAAATGAATGGGACAACAATACTACTAGTAACACACGACATAAATCCAATGATGGAATTAGCTGAAAACGTTATGATAATAAATAGGAGGATCATAGCCTTCGGGAGGGTTAATGAAGCTCTAAATGAAGAATCCCTATCAAAAGCTTATGGTGGAGGGAGAATAATATTCGCTGAGGGGAGATGCTACTCAATAATTGGAGATACACATCACAGGTGA
- a CDS encoding metal ABC transporter permease translates to MSLIYSPFIMNALIGIVLGGVTAMIAGALSMLRNVHYLSAEVAHSALGGAAIGALIYSQIGYEPIIFIAATTFSIISSIITGYIVRERGGEAAGLAIGVALAISLSTYSIVIGMLKAELIIKVNSYLLSDILLITYSDLIGMTLISFIGLIVLIAFYKEMLYICFDVEGAEALGLKTKLYDYMAFALIGAAGAVLARAMGALLIYALAILPAASSIEISNSTSKIFIYTFTISLTSGITGLLISLTLNLPTSGTIAATATTIYILIKVARKII, encoded by the coding sequence ATGAGCCTAATATACAGCCCATTCATAATGAATGCATTGATAGGGATAGTTCTTGGAGGGGTAACTGCAATGATTGCTGGAGCACTATCAATGCTGAGAAACGTCCACTACCTATCAGCGGAAGTAGCACACTCAGCTCTAGGTGGAGCAGCCATAGGAGCACTAATATACAGCCAAATAGGATATGAACCAATAATATTCATTGCAGCCACAACCTTCAGCATAATATCATCAATCATAACTGGATACATCGTCAGAGAGAGGGGAGGGGAAGCTGCTGGATTAGCCATAGGAGTAGCCTTAGCAATAAGCTTATCCACATACTCAATAGTGATAGGTATGCTTAAAGCCGAATTAATAATAAAGGTTAACAGCTACCTACTCTCAGACATACTACTAATAACCTACAGCGACCTAATAGGCATGACACTCATATCATTCATAGGATTAATAGTTCTAATAGCATTTTATAAGGAGATGCTATACATATGCTTCGACGTTGAGGGGGCTGAAGCCTTAGGATTAAAAACAAAATTATATGATTACATGGCATTCGCACTCATTGGAGCTGCAGGGGCTGTACTGGCAAGAGCCATGGGTGCACTATTAATATATGCATTGGCAATACTTCCAGCAGCATCCTCCATAGAAATATCAAACAGCACATCAAAAATCTTCATATACACATTCACAATATCACTAACATCAGGGATAACTGGACTACTAATATCCCTAACACTAAATCTACCAACAAGCGGAACAATAGCCGCAACAGCCACAACAATATATATACTAATAAAGGTGGCTAGAAAGATAATTTAA
- a CDS encoding Maf family protein has product MDGKIIILVSSSPRRSEILKKFKFKYKTITPRVEEESEGDPIEVVKRNARRKVLDNLNADLLGLYVGVDTIVYIDGKIIGKPKNLEDAREILRKLSGRRHKVISGIYIYDNVRRVEAFRHVETEVKFKELSEEEVEWYISTGEPMDAAGGYKIQGFGGLFIEWINGDYYNVVGLPINTLYEMIKELELNPMEFMENNL; this is encoded by the coding sequence ATGGATGGGAAGATCATAATCCTAGTAAGTTCATCCCCAAGAAGGAGTGAGATACTCAAAAAGTTCAAATTCAAATACAAAACAATAACGCCAAGAGTAGAGGAGGAATCTGAGGGTGACCCAATAGAAGTAGTTAAGAGGAATGCGAGGAGGAAGGTTCTAGACAATTTAAATGCAGATCTATTGGGATTATATGTTGGAGTAGATACCATAGTGTACATTGATGGCAAGATAATAGGGAAACCGAAAAATTTGGAGGATGCACGTGAAATATTGAGGAAGCTTTCTGGGAGAAGGCATAAAGTGATTAGTGGAATATACATATATGACAACGTTAGGAGAGTTGAAGCTTTTAGACACGTTGAAACTGAAGTGAAATTCAAAGAGCTATCGGAGGAAGAGGTGGAATGGTATATATCAACGGGGGAACCCATGGATGCAGCTGGAGGATACAAAATACAGGGTTTTGGAGGGTTATTCATAGAATGGATTAATGGAGACTACTACAATGTAGTTGGCCTCCCAATAAACACATTATACGAAATGATTAAGGAGCTTGAATTAAACCCAATGGAATTCATGGAAAACAATTTATAA
- a CDS encoding MFS transporter yields the protein MKRVLAISFITNFIYGGIVIAVPLALLNRGVSLVEIGAILSIMPAIFLVVRVIFAAIADQIGWSPIFLVNTISMTTATIIYSIAKSPLEFAIGKIFEGITMSAYWAVSRTATYELSPGRETSEATRVIATVSIGGAIGGATTGLLMNMINVDAAFPILTAISTIQLYPTILLWKTGLKSGRLNILKALKALDLRGRNLKFWYTSIIMAINSLSRYPLFNMILPVYMAKILGYDYMGIGFMTAIYNITSSLTIYLTLNKPLNVARAITQSTVYFIACIGIAKYTNLLPILMIVMAFADGLGAKFYEAIIVKATRNRHETISVDIGVLHIPMRIFESTALIIFGLIVEILGYDAAFIISGLAYISFSILSYIETRKE from the coding sequence TTGAAGAGGGTATTGGCAATATCATTCATAACAAACTTCATATACGGTGGAATTGTAATAGCAGTACCACTAGCCCTACTGAATAGAGGGGTAAGTTTAGTGGAGATTGGAGCAATACTCTCAATAATGCCAGCAATATTCCTAGTTGTTAGGGTAATATTTGCGGCAATAGCAGACCAGATAGGTTGGTCTCCAATATTCCTAGTAAACACAATAAGCATGACCACAGCCACAATTATATATAGTATTGCAAAATCCCCACTGGAATTCGCCATTGGAAAAATATTTGAAGGAATAACAATGTCAGCATACTGGGCTGTAAGTAGAACAGCAACATACGAGCTATCCCCAGGGAGGGAGACCAGTGAAGCCACAAGAGTTATAGCAACAGTATCCATAGGTGGAGCTATAGGTGGAGCAACAACTGGACTTTTAATGAACATGATAAATGTGGATGCAGCCTTCCCAATACTGACAGCAATATCGACGATCCAATTATACCCAACAATACTATTATGGAAAACTGGATTGAAAAGTGGAAGATTAAACATATTGAAGGCGCTGAAAGCATTGGATTTGAGGGGGAGGAACCTAAAATTCTGGTATACATCAATAATAATGGCCATAAACAGCCTATCAAGATACCCATTATTCAACATGATACTGCCAGTATACATGGCTAAAATTCTTGGATACGATTATATGGGGATAGGATTTATGACTGCAATTTACAATATCACATCATCACTAACAATATATTTAACCCTCAATAAACCATTAAACGTTGCCAGGGCAATAACGCAAAGCACAGTATACTTCATAGCATGCATAGGAATAGCCAAATATACAAACCTACTACCAATACTAATGATCGTAATGGCATTTGCAGATGGTTTAGGAGCAAAATTCTATGAAGCAATAATAGTGAAAGCCACTAGGAATAGGCATGAAACCATATCAGTAGATATAGGTGTACTACACATCCCAATGAGGATATTTGAATCCACAGCACTCATAATATTTGGATTAATAGTGGAAATATTGGGGTATGATGCAGCATTCATAATATCAGGATTAGCATACATATCCTTCTCAATACTATCATACATTGAAACAAGAAAGGAATAA